The following are encoded together in the Verrucomicrobiota bacterium genome:
- a CDS encoding glycosyltransferase family 4 protein: MITIDSDRPMASAATRLRGKRAAVIVFSYYPSDPRVMRSARAMCRAGMDVDLLCLQHVSGEPRRERIDGVEVFRVALKKRRAGKLAYAFQYLAFLARSFLWLSRRQLTRRYDVVHVHNMPDFLVFCAGVAKALGTRVMLDLHDPTPEVFMSVYGLARDHWLVRLLRFVEKLSIRFADAVLTPNITFRNLFVARSCPPDKIEIVMNSPLEEVFPLREPADKVPSVRNTRAEFVVMYHGTIVERHGLHTAVDAIAQLKGHIPGLRFHIYGEETAYLREQVLPLVARRGLQDRVHYFGQQDQKTVAQAVAGCDLGVVPNLRTVFTEINLPTRIFEYLALGKPVIVPETQGIRDYFNADNVLFFEAGKVESLAARIQWAFEHPEEVQTITRKGQEIYGRHLWHREESRLLNLVLKLAGNA, encoded by the coding sequence GTGATCACCATTGACTCCGACCGGCCCATGGCGTCTGCAGCCACCCGCCTGCGCGGCAAGCGCGCGGCGGTTATCGTATTCTCCTATTATCCCTCGGACCCTCGCGTCATGCGAAGTGCCCGGGCCATGTGCCGGGCCGGGATGGACGTGGACCTGCTGTGCCTTCAGCACGTCTCCGGCGAACCGCGCCGGGAGCGGATCGATGGCGTCGAGGTGTTTCGGGTTGCGTTGAAGAAGCGCCGGGCGGGCAAGTTGGCCTACGCCTTCCAGTACCTGGCCTTCCTTGCTCGGAGCTTCCTGTGGTTATCGCGGCGCCAGTTGACCCGCCGTTACGACGTGGTTCACGTGCACAATATGCCCGACTTCCTCGTGTTCTGCGCCGGCGTCGCGAAAGCACTCGGCACCCGGGTGATGCTCGATCTGCACGACCCCACACCGGAGGTGTTCATGAGCGTGTACGGCCTGGCCCGTGATCACTGGTTGGTACGGTTGCTGCGCTTCGTCGAAAAACTCAGCATCCGGTTCGCGGACGCCGTGCTGACGCCGAACATAACTTTCCGTAACCTCTTCGTCGCTCGGAGCTGCCCTCCCGACAAGATCGAGATCGTGATGAATTCCCCCCTCGAGGAGGTATTTCCGCTCAGGGAACCCGCGGATAAAGTCCCATCGGTGCGAAACACGCGGGCCGAATTCGTGGTCATGTATCATGGAACCATCGTCGAACGACACGGGCTCCACACCGCCGTTGATGCGATCGCCCAGCTTAAAGGGCATATTCCGGGCCTGCGGTTTCATATTTATGGAGAAGAGACGGCTTACCTGCGCGAGCAGGTCCTTCCCCTCGTGGCCAGGAGGGGGCTGCAGGACCGCGTTCACTACTTTGGCCAGCAGGACCAGAAAACGGTTGCACAAGCAGTAGCTGGTTGCGATTTGGGCGTCGTGCCTAACCTGCGTACCGTTTTCACTGAGATTAATCTGCCGACGCGCATCTTTGAGTACTTGGCGTTGGGAAAACCCGTGATCGTTCCGGAAACTCAGGGCATCCGGGATTACTTCAACGCCGACAACGTGCTCTTCTTCGAGGCGGGCAAGGTGGAGAGCCTTGCGGCTCGTATCCAATGGGCTTTCGAGCACCCCGAGGAAGTCCAAACTATCACTCGAAAAGGTCAAGAAATCTATGGTCGTCACCTCTGGCATCGGGAGGAGTCGCGACTGTTGAACCTCGTCTTAAAATTGGCAGGTAACGCCTGA